The Cervus canadensis isolate Bull #8, Minnesota chromosome 29, ASM1932006v1, whole genome shotgun sequence genome includes a window with the following:
- the CCDC179 gene encoding coiled-coil domain-containing protein 179 gives MCLRCRGDDPVQVNPENSSWRHPAEVTERQTTAKRIEHMRNLWKQKRKFNKRFARPAPVPEPGLLWT, from the exons ATGTGCCTGCGCTGTAGGGGGGACGACCCTGTCCAAGTCAACCCC GAAAACTCGAGCTGGCGACATCCTGCAGAAGTCACTGAAAGGCAg ACCACAGCTAAACGTATTGAGCATATGAGAAACCTatggaaacagaagaggaaatttaATAAACGGTTTGCAAGGCCTGCGCCTGTTCCAGAACCAGGACTCCTA TGGACATAA